Proteins encoded within one genomic window of Candidatus Atribacteria bacterium:
- a CDS encoding DUF4070 domain-containing protein produces the protein MKILLVYPEYPETFWSFKYALKFISKKASLPPLGLLTVAALLPKDWEKKLIDMTITALIDRDIKWADYVFISAMSIQKESVKKVITQCKRLGAKIVAGGPFFTSGYEDFGDDVDHFILNEAEITLPLFLEDLERGHPKHIYTSDQWIDIKKTPIPLWELADIYKYVNMCIQYSRGCPFNCDFCDVTFLFGHQMRLKTKDQILAELDSLYSRGWRGGVFIVDDNFIGNKRELKNKVLPAMIHWMEERKYPFNFTTQASINLSDDEELLNLMLKAGFASVFVGIETPNEESLAECNKLQNKNRDLIACIKKIQKFGLIVNGGFIMGFDNDTPLIFEKLIEFIQKSGIVSAMVGLLNAPRGTKLYQRLVKENRLLKEATGDNTDLSINFIPKMNYKALIAGYKRVLNTIYSPKCYYERLLTLLKNMKPLKKKRYQFHLWYITAFLKSVWQLGIIGKERFYYWKIFFWTLFRRPQLLPTAITYAVYGFHFRKIYKNY, from the coding sequence ATGAAAATACTCCTGGTTTACCCTGAATACCCGGAGACCTTCTGGAGTTTTAAATATGCTTTAAAATTTATTTCTAAAAAGGCGAGTCTTCCTCCTTTGGGACTATTAACTGTAGCTGCCTTGCTTCCTAAAGACTGGGAGAAAAAACTAATAGATATGACGATAACAGCATTAATTGATAGAGACATCAAATGGGCTGATTATGTATTTATTAGTGCCATGTCTATTCAAAAGGAGTCGGTGAAGAAGGTTATTACTCAATGTAAGAGGTTGGGAGCTAAGATTGTTGCCGGCGGACCGTTCTTTACCTCCGGGTATGAAGACTTCGGGGATGATGTAGATCATTTTATACTTAATGAAGCTGAAATCACCCTGCCTCTATTTTTAGAAGATTTAGAACGAGGACACCCTAAACATATCTATACCTCAGATCAGTGGATCGATATAAAAAAGACCCCCATTCCGCTTTGGGAACTAGCCGATATATATAAATATGTCAATATGTGTATTCAATATTCTCGAGGGTGTCCCTTTAATTGTGATTTTTGTGATGTTACCTTCCTCTTTGGACATCAGATGAGATTAAAAACCAAAGACCAGATATTAGCAGAATTGGATAGCCTGTACTCACGGGGATGGAGAGGCGGAGTATTCATTGTTGATGATAATTTTATCGGGAATAAAAGAGAATTAAAAAATAAAGTACTACCGGCAATGATTCATTGGATGGAAGAACGAAAATATCCTTTCAACTTTACTACTCAGGCTTCTATAAATCTCTCCGATGATGAGGAACTTTTAAATTTGATGCTTAAGGCAGGGTTTGCTTCTGTATTTGTGGGTATCGAAACTCCTAATGAAGAAAGCCTGGCAGAATGCAACAAGTTACAAAATAAAAATCGCGATCTGATTGCTTGTATTAAAAAAATACAAAAGTTCGGTTTGATAGTTAACGGAGGATTCATTATGGGCTTTGATAATGATACGCCGCTAATTTTCGAGAAACTAATTGAATTTATCCAAAAAAGTGGTATTGTAAGTGCTATGGTCGGATTGTTAAATGCTCCTCGAGGCACCAAACTCTACCAGAGACTGGTAAAAGAGAATAGATTATTAAAAGAAGCCACAGGTGACAACACTGACCTTTCCATTAATTTTATTCCCAAAATGAATTATAAAGCACTTATTGCTGGTTATAAAAGAGTTCTCAATACCATTTATTCCCCTAAATGTTACTATGAACGTCTCCTGACGCTTTTAAAAAATATGAAACCTTTAAAAAAGAAAAGATATCAATTTCATCTTTGGTATATTACTGCTTTCCTAAAATCTGTCTGGCAGTTGGGTATCATAGGGAAGGAAAGATTTTATTATTGGAAAATCTTTTTCTGGACCTTGTTTCGTCGTCCGCAAC